A single region of the Salvelinus sp. IW2-2015 linkage group LG20, ASM291031v2, whole genome shotgun sequence genome encodes:
- the LOC111981976 gene encoding uncharacterized protein has translation MNGAVYISFFQGQLESALEQVVQLAVQEITKTVGSSLNSVLMKTAVKEQENQRLKLKLKSLEFECNGVENGAAFNGGMEDNAATDRTKPETHTPSHSTERGVHANTERLDQKGRVVGQLKMVMEHVLEFAVCELTKIVEASFDDLLLEMTKKEREHSALEEQLRRVAHQENGKGGVSRRCGSENNTAFPSGSEDTRQESRNVTVKIVRGQREQTETTNDSDKQAVLTVAQDWVPILDKVFGQKWCSDLWQIKELASGKGGEERTGGSGLGIVGSFPSLNALIRENLEPTPTSPLQEPQWMPLEDMEVLSSTLDTPQDPTATISTTATVEESLRSPSMLHRLLTLPAQLLEEDENTMETIALLPDASPGRAAVRRQNTESPNQSCPSPPKKKVAVSQEDEEEEEDEEKDDKGTTTLDSKVKTVPLKGRKGYECKVCGKKFSRAPLLKTHQQTHISTALATAICCSECGKRFHQASRLQAHLRTHTGKKS, from the exons ATGAACGGCGCCGTATACATTTCGTTTTTTCAAGGTCAGCTGGAATCTGCACTAGAGCAAGTAGTGCAACTCGCAGTCCAGGAAATAACCAAGACTGTTGGGTCAAGCTTGAATTCTGTGTTAATGAAAACGGCCGTCAAAGAACAAGAAAACCAACGACTTAAGTTAAAGCTTAAATCACTGGAGTTTGAATGTAATGGGGTAGAAAATGGAGCCGCGTTCAACGGTGGCATGGAGGACAACGCGGCCACCGATCGAACAAAGCCGGAGACACACACCCCCAGCCACAGCACAGAGCGCGGCGTGCACGCAAACACAGAAAGACTGGATCAAAAAGGACGAGTAGTGG GTCAGCTAAAGATGGTCATGGAGCATGTGCTGGAGTTTGCTGTGTGCGAGCTGACCAAAATCGTGGAGGCCAGTTTCGATGACCTGCTCCTGGAGATGACCAAGAAAGAGCGGGAGCACAGCGCTCTGGAGGAGCAGTTACGCCGTGTGGCTCACCAGGAGAACGGGAAGGGTGGAGTGTCGAGGAGGTGTGGGTCGGAAAACAACACAGCATTTCCCAGCGGCTCAGAGGACACTAGGCAGGAATCCAGAAACGTCACAGTCAAAATTGTCCGGGGACAAAGGGAGCAAACGGAGACAACAAATG ACAGTGACAAGCAGGCTGTCCTGACCGTAGCCCAGGACTGGGTCCCCATCCTGGACAAGGTGTTTGGGCAGAAGTGGTGCAGCGACCTGTGGCAAATCAAAGAGCTGGCTTCAGGgaaggggggtgaggagaggaccGGGGGATCTGGGCTGGGGATTGTGGGCTCCTTCCCCAGTCTGAACGCTCTGATCCGTGAGAACCTGGAGCCCACCCCCACCAGCCCCCTGCAAGAACCCCAGTGGATGCCTCTGGAGGACATGGAGGTCCTCTCCTCGACCTTGGACACTCCGCAAGACCCTACTGCTACCATAAGCACCACAGCCACAG TTGAGGAGTCCCTCAGGTCTCCGTCGATGCTTCACCGGCTCCTCACACTCCCCGCTCAGCTCCTAGAGGAAGACGAGAACACCATGGAAACCATCGCCCTGCTCCCCGACGCTTCACCTGGCAGAGCAGCTGTGCGACGGCAAAACACAGAATCGCCTAACCAGAGCTGCCCATCTCCTCCCAAGAAAAAGGTTGCTGTTTcacaggaggatgaggaggaggaggaagacgaagagAAGGATGACAAAGGGACAACGACGCTGGACTCAAAGGTGAAGACCGTGCCTCTCAAAGGCAGGAAGGGTTACGAGTGTAAAGTATGCGGCAAGAAGTTCAGCCGAGCGCCGCTCCTGAAAACTCACCAGCAGACTCATATCAGCACAGCACTGGCGACAGCAATCTGCTGTTCCGAGTGCGGGAAACGCTTCCATCAGGCATCCCGGCTACAGGCGCACTTACGAACACACACTGGGAAAAAGTCTTGA